A genomic region of Caldicellulosiruptor acetigenus contains the following coding sequences:
- a CDS encoding protein-glutamate methylesterase/protein-glutamine glutaminase gives MIRVLVVDDSAFMRKKLTEILESDPDIEVVATARDGEDAIRKAEEFLPDVITLDINMPRMDGLTALKILMQKKIAPVVMVSSLTQEGAEITLKALEMGAFDFVPKPGGTISLDIDKVKQDIIEKVKAAAASSHKFVVKKAFVKKASFKVSQKTPPSTQPLGQKPSKAIVIGISTGGPKTIMDVIPYLPANLNACVFLIQHMPPTFTAQYAKRLNENSQLEVVEASAGMKVEKSKCYVGKGGYHLTLYGSSIDDLRIRLTQKPEHRFMPSVDVCMLSVLEKFKENTIGVLMTGMGDDGADAMVKIRQSGGVTIAESEETAIVFGMPREAILRGGADYVLPSYKIAEKLIELVGEED, from the coding sequence ATGATAAGAGTTTTGGTTGTTGACGACTCAGCTTTCATGCGAAAAAAGTTGACAGAGATTTTAGAAAGTGACCCTGATATTGAGGTTGTTGCAACTGCAAGAGATGGAGAGGATGCCATCAGAAAGGCTGAAGAGTTTTTGCCTGATGTAATAACTCTTGATATTAACATGCCGAGGATGGATGGGCTTACCGCATTGAAGATTTTGATGCAGAAAAAGATTGCACCTGTTGTGATGGTATCCTCTCTTACCCAAGAAGGTGCAGAGATTACATTAAAAGCTCTTGAGATGGGAGCATTTGATTTTGTTCCAAAACCGGGTGGAACTATCTCACTTGATATTGATAAGGTAAAACAAGATATAATAGAAAAGGTCAAAGCTGCAGCTGCATCTTCTCACAAGTTTGTAGTGAAGAAAGCATTTGTCAAAAAAGCTTCATTTAAAGTATCCCAAAAAACACCACCATCTACTCAACCTTTGGGGCAAAAACCGTCTAAAGCCATTGTAATAGGAATATCAACTGGTGGACCAAAGACAATTATGGATGTTATACCTTATCTTCCGGCGAATTTAAACGCCTGTGTTTTTTTGATCCAGCACATGCCACCTACCTTTACTGCTCAGTATGCAAAAAGATTGAACGAAAACTCTCAACTTGAAGTTGTAGAAGCGTCAGCTGGAATGAAGGTGGAAAAGTCAAAGTGCTATGTCGGGAAAGGCGGATATCATCTTACTTTATATGGCAGTAGCATTGACGATTTGAGAATAAGACTCACACAAAAGCCTGAGCACAGGTTCATGCCGTCTGTAGATGTTTGTATGTTGTCAGTGCTGGAAAAGTTTAAGGAGAATACTATAGGAGTGCTCATGACAGGCATGGGCGATGACGGTGCTGATGCAATGGTAAAAATAAGACAAAGCGGTGGGGTTACCATTGCAGAGTCTGAAGAGACTGCAATAGTATTTGGGATGCCGCGCGAGGCAATTTTGCGAGGCGGTGCGGATTATGTGCTTCCATCATACAAGATTGCAGAAAAACTGATTGAGCTTGTTGGAGAAGAGGACTGA
- the eutH gene encoding ethanolamine utilization protein EutH: MQLSKILFMLFSIAFATGVIDKIFGDKRKLGSKIEEGFIIMAKAIFSMLGILYLYPFLGMLLVKPSKFLAQLFHTDSAILISCFLPIDMGGYHISQQVSKDEMAKVIGGILLSSNLGATIGFTYPVAFGILKGESKEDFIKGSLIGIGCIPIAVVFTSLLWGYNVLRTLKLVAIVVIVTFVLAIGVSRGWRFLITAMKFLGSTMTFVNLVGLALLGYQILTSKALFPIKTALQDCIVLPLKMAVLIGGSYVFFTVMYNFLISRFRLLKSSYTSDQAGLEGMLMLLVNCVPTLYLFDKMDKRSKILASALCMTAASTLGPQLAFVATFAPAYVSLFLLNKFISAAAAVAATLVYLKFSK; encoded by the coding sequence ATGCAACTGAGCAAAATCTTGTTTATGTTATTTTCAATAGCTTTTGCAACAGGTGTTATCGATAAAATCTTTGGCGACAAGCGCAAACTTGGTTCAAAAATTGAAGAAGGCTTTATAATCATGGCAAAAGCCATTTTTTCGATGCTGGGCATTCTTTATTTATATCCATTTTTGGGTATGTTGTTGGTAAAACCTTCAAAGTTTTTAGCGCAGCTTTTTCATACCGACAGTGCAATATTAATTTCTTGTTTTTTACCCATAGACATGGGCGGGTATCATATATCCCAACAAGTATCAAAAGATGAAATGGCTAAGGTAATAGGCGGTATTCTACTTAGCTCAAATTTGGGGGCGACCATTGGTTTTACATACCCTGTTGCATTTGGAATTTTGAAAGGTGAGTCAAAAGAGGATTTTATAAAAGGAAGTCTTATTGGAATTGGATGTATTCCCATTGCAGTTGTGTTTACAAGCCTGCTTTGGGGATATAATGTACTGAGGACATTAAAACTGGTAGCTATTGTTGTGATTGTTACTTTTGTACTTGCCATTGGGGTTTCAAGAGGATGGCGTTTTTTGATAACTGCAATGAAATTTTTGGGTAGTACAATGACCTTTGTTAACCTTGTAGGACTTGCATTATTGGGATACCAAATATTAACAAGCAAAGCTTTATTTCCTATAAAAACAGCTTTGCAAGACTGTATAGTCCTTCCACTTAAAATGGCTGTTTTAATTGGTGGCAGCTATGTATTCTTTACAGTTATGTACAATTTTCTAATAAGTAGATTCAGGCTTTTGAAAAGTTCTTATACTTCAGATCAAGCAGGGCTGGAAGGAATGTTGATGCTGCTTGTGAACTGTGTGCCTACACTTTACCTTTTTGATAAGATGGACAAAAGGTCAAAAATTTTAGCATCTGCCCTGTGCATGACGGCAGCTTCGACTTTAGGTCCTCAGCTGGCATTTGTGGCAACGTTTGCTCCTGCCTATGTTTCGCTTTTTCTTCTGAACAAGTTCATAAGCGCAGCTGCGGCAGTTGCAGCTACCCTGGTATATTTAAAATTTAGCAAATAA
- a CDS encoding chemotaxis protein CheX, with translation MNESVIEAVKNAVTSILQQFGVSDIRLSFYQRKENSESDYPVNVTIGFLGKVNGYVIVGLNEFIAEELVNIMTGGFLNTLDDPMARSTILELGNMLSAYIANNMSADLGGERVDITPPTLVMGNEIYIMMTRYEAVDIKFATDKGTIGVNISVWRKE, from the coding sequence GTGAATGAGAGCGTTATTGAAGCTGTCAAGAATGCAGTGACGTCAATTCTGCAGCAGTTCGGTGTAAGTGATATAAGGCTTTCTTTTTATCAAAGGAAAGAAAACAGTGAAAGTGATTATCCTGTAAATGTTACCATAGGTTTCTTGGGAAAGGTAAATGGGTATGTGATTGTGGGGTTAAATGAGTTTATAGCTGAAGAGCTTGTGAATATTATGACAGGAGGTTTTTTGAACACCTTAGACGACCCAATGGCAAGGAGTACCATTTTGGAGCTTGGTAATATGCTGTCTGCCTATATTGCAAACAACATGTCTGCTGATCTTGGAGGTGAAAGGGTAGACATCACTCCTCCAACTCTTGTGATGGGTAATGAAATTTATATAATGATGACAAGGTATGAGGCTGTGGATATAAAGTTTGCAACAGATAAAGGAACGATAGGTGTTAATATAAGCGTATGGAGGAAAGAGTAG
- a CDS encoding response regulator, which produces MKRIMIVDDSPMIHKLLKKEIEKLGHEVCYCATNGQEAIEKYFELKPDLIFMDVTMPVLEGDAAYNKICEKDKSCKVVFLSAIGDKELLNVTDTSNIVTIIKKPFKSEDIQKAINLAFGGQESDR; this is translated from the coding sequence ATGAAAAGGATTATGATAGTTGATGACTCACCTATGATTCACAAGCTTCTTAAAAAAGAAATTGAAAAGTTAGGACATGAAGTTTGCTACTGTGCAACAAACGGGCAGGAAGCTATTGAGAAGTATTTTGAGTTAAAGCCGGATTTGATTTTTATGGATGTTACAATGCCGGTGTTAGAAGGTGATGCGGCATACAACAAGATTTGTGAAAAAGACAAATCGTGCAAGGTTGTGTTCTTGAGCGCAATAGGGGATAAGGAACTTTTAAATGTTACTGATACATCAAATATTGTGACAATTATAAAAAAGCCTTTCAAAAGCGAGGATATTCAAAAGGCTATAAATTTGGCATTTGGAGGGCAAGAAAGTGATAGATGA
- a CDS encoding chemotaxis protein CheX, with the protein MIDEVLKIADDVAKSLLLQNFGLAAKDGKEFVPELDEFQYSGVVGVLGVMGDMKGRVIIGVDFNLSTHLVKSVYDQDVATNSDMLDVSYEIFNMIVGNTLVEFKKSYNIGLRPTPPSIFLGENMLIVSPKIERKRIENVFEHGKMFIEVGFERGR; encoded by the coding sequence GTGATAGATGAGGTTTTGAAAATAGCCGATGATGTTGCTAAAAGTCTTTTGTTACAAAATTTTGGTCTTGCAGCAAAAGATGGCAAAGAATTTGTGCCTGAGTTAGATGAATTTCAATACTCTGGTGTTGTTGGAGTTTTGGGTGTAATGGGCGATATGAAGGGAAGAGTTATAATTGGAGTTGATTTTAACCTTTCCACACATCTTGTAAAATCAGTTTATGACCAAGATGTTGCGACAAACAGTGATATGCTTGATGTGTCATACGAAATTTTCAACATGATTGTAGGAAATACATTGGTTGAGTTCAAAAAAAGCTATAATATCGGATTGCGTCCAACTCCTCCTTCCATTTTTCTTGGCGAGAATATGCTCATTGTTTCACCGAAGATAGAAAGAAAAAGGATAGAGAATGTATTTGAGCATGGAAAAATGTTCATAGAGGTTGGGTTTGAAAGGGGAAGATAA
- a CDS encoding putative bifunctional diguanylate cyclase/phosphodiesterase — MNESSINLWINNFEKLSHTQFERFERAVKSERGFWLYDIKHKKIYLSDGFEYLVMQHSNIGGFLQKLMAENEFVHLVNLAKESIDGKQNGFSSRVKLKDGRWIFVCATILYEKESPFRIIGTFEDVTPHVSCDLRLSRYVELIAYYDEVTGLPNRNFLNERIREKIDQSKKISSKFWIIFIEVSNFGYINELFGHTVGDEFLKSIALEIKKLLPRDWTFCRFGGDEFVVLTTNVEKSSIERIAENLIERFSRNWNVMGKWLYANINIGIAGYPQDGEVVDLLLKNAEIALTTAKKHGRDMGKSLYEFYSVSMTEEILKRVEIESEISRGIQNRQFFLVYQPKVSSDGRTVVGFEALLRWNSQRGILTPDKFIQIAEESGLVYDLNRLVLDIVCRDIKYMKENVFKNVPVAINLSGKEFVMYNMIGVLNEHLKRHDILPEDIEIEVTERVILSNLELTRQIFNRLFERGIKISIDDFGTGYSSLELLLELPIHALKIDKKFIDKLELFGNEYIIVKSIIHMAKEMNLKTIAEGVERKEQYEILKELGCDEFQGYYFSRPMRVEEIAGLNR, encoded by the coding sequence ATGAATGAATCTTCAATTAATTTGTGGATAAATAATTTTGAGAAGCTTTCACATACCCAGTTTGAGAGGTTTGAGAGAGCAGTAAAATCAGAGAGAGGATTTTGGCTGTATGATATAAAACACAAAAAGATTTATCTTTCTGACGGCTTTGAGTATCTTGTAATGCAGCACAGCAACATAGGCGGGTTTCTTCAAAAGCTGATGGCTGAAAATGAGTTCGTGCATCTTGTAAATCTTGCAAAGGAAAGTATAGATGGCAAACAAAATGGTTTTTCGAGCAGGGTAAAACTCAAAGATGGTAGATGGATTTTTGTTTGTGCTACTATTCTGTATGAGAAGGAAAGTCCTTTTAGAATAATTGGCACATTTGAGGATGTAACACCACATGTTTCCTGTGATTTGAGGCTCAGCAGGTATGTCGAACTTATCGCATATTATGATGAAGTGACCGGCCTTCCGAATAGAAACTTTTTGAATGAAAGAATAAGAGAGAAGATAGACCAGAGCAAGAAAATTAGTTCTAAGTTTTGGATAATATTTATTGAAGTTAGCAACTTTGGATATATCAATGAATTGTTTGGGCACACTGTAGGAGATGAATTTTTAAAATCAATAGCACTGGAGATAAAAAAGCTTTTGCCAAGGGATTGGACTTTTTGCAGGTTTGGTGGAGACGAGTTTGTGGTATTGACCACAAATGTTGAAAAGAGTTCTATTGAAAGAATTGCAGAGAATCTAATAGAAAGATTTTCGAGGAACTGGAACGTAATGGGAAAGTGGTTGTATGCAAACATCAACATTGGAATTGCAGGCTATCCGCAGGATGGAGAGGTTGTAGATTTACTTTTAAAAAATGCAGAGATTGCCTTAACGACGGCTAAAAAGCATGGAAGGGATATGGGCAAAAGCTTGTATGAGTTTTATTCAGTGTCAATGACAGAAGAGATTTTAAAAAGAGTTGAGATAGAGTCTGAAATTTCAAGAGGAATTCAAAATAGGCAATTCTTTTTGGTATATCAGCCAAAAGTATCTTCTGATGGTAGAACGGTAGTCGGTTTTGAGGCACTTCTGAGGTGGAACTCCCAGAGAGGAATTTTGACTCCGGACAAATTTATTCAAATAGCAGAAGAGAGCGGACTTGTGTATGATTTGAACAGGCTTGTGCTTGACATTGTGTGCAGAGATATAAAATATATGAAAGAAAATGTTTTCAAAAATGTTCCAGTTGCTATAAATTTGTCTGGCAAAGAGTTTGTGATGTACAACATGATAGGAGTTTTAAATGAGCACCTAAAGAGGCACGATATCTTGCCTGAGGATATTGAGATAGAAGTAACAGAGAGGGTAATCTTGAGTAATCTGGAACTTACAAGACAGATTTTCAACAGGCTTTTTGAGAGGGGCATAAAAATTTCGATAGATGATTTTGGCACTGGCTATTCTTCTCTTGAGCTGCTTTTAGAACTTCCAATTCATGCCCTCAAGATTGACAAAAAGTTTATTGACAAACTTGAGCTTTTCGGCAATGAATATATTATTGTCAAAAGTATTATTCACATGGCAAAAGAAATGAATTTGAAAACAATTGCTGAAGGTGTTGAAAGGAAAGAACAGTATGAGATATTAAAGGAACTTGGCTGTGATGAATTTCAAGGTTATTATTTTTCAAGGCCGATGAGAGTAGAAGAGATAGCTGGGCTAAATAGATAG
- a CDS encoding chemotaxis protein CheW, whose product MSKIGVLDLNVIVFQIGRQNFAFSLDNVKEIIKVPSITPVPLTKNHVAGLINLRGEVIPVLNLKEKYKIDSYVKSEDARIIVIEKSGFKMGVLVDKVLNISSIDQSQLSECKITTLDEIKAVIKQKEEEKLITFIDSDKIFEESYELAVFQKVNVEAGSSKIEENELKISRQERYILAAIDNQNYALNISDIQEIIRFADFSTIPSESDEILGVINLRNEIIPIVNIQKLLKVQNKETDDETKIVIANHSNMKFGFVVDRILSVISVNDEDIKKLPTIANYEDIFEGSIKSDDKMFIIINVKKIFDKVSSAIYEEFKNQGEEALEMVRTNEEKQVVLFELNNQKFAIDIQKVKEINRIPNIVKVPNEKGYLKGIANLRGDVIAIVDLCLLLYGEETQLNDSSRVIIVELKGERFGILAKKVLSVSKVAIENIVEVDQSFEDEEIKEKFSNLDIKYIKAIIKQNDDLIIQIDPEIIIEE is encoded by the coding sequence ATGAGCAAGATAGGGGTGCTGGATCTTAATGTCATTGTATTTCAGATAGGTAGGCAGAACTTTGCATTTAGTCTCGACAATGTAAAGGAGATCATAAAGGTTCCATCTATCACTCCAGTTCCACTTACCAAGAATCATGTAGCAGGACTTATAAATTTGAGAGGAGAAGTCATACCAGTTTTGAACCTAAAGGAAAAATATAAAATTGACAGTTATGTAAAAAGTGAGGATGCAAGAATAATTGTGATAGAGAAAAGTGGCTTTAAAATGGGAGTGTTGGTGGATAAGGTTCTGAACATCAGCAGCATTGACCAATCTCAGCTGAGTGAGTGCAAAATCACTACACTTGACGAGATAAAAGCTGTGATAAAACAGAAAGAAGAAGAGAAATTAATCACCTTCATTGATAGTGATAAGATTTTTGAGGAGAGCTATGAGCTTGCAGTTTTTCAAAAGGTAAATGTAGAGGCAGGTAGCTCGAAAATCGAAGAAAATGAGCTTAAAATTTCAAGGCAGGAAAGGTACATCTTAGCTGCAATTGATAACCAAAATTATGCACTCAATATTTCGGATATTCAAGAGATTATAAGATTTGCAGACTTTTCAACCATTCCATCTGAAAGTGATGAGATATTAGGTGTTATAAATTTAAGAAATGAGATAATTCCCATTGTTAACATTCAGAAGTTGTTAAAGGTACAAAACAAAGAAACGGATGATGAGACAAAGATTGTCATTGCAAATCATTCCAATATGAAATTTGGGTTTGTTGTAGACAGGATTTTATCTGTAATATCTGTAAATGATGAGGACATAAAAAAATTGCCGACCATTGCAAACTATGAGGATATCTTTGAAGGTAGCATCAAATCAGACGATAAAATGTTTATTATCATTAATGTAAAAAAGATTTTTGACAAAGTGAGCAGTGCCATTTATGAGGAATTTAAAAATCAGGGAGAAGAGGCTTTGGAAATGGTGAGGACCAATGAGGAAAAACAGGTAGTGTTATTTGAACTAAATAACCAAAAATTTGCAATTGACATTCAAAAGGTAAAAGAGATAAACCGTATACCTAATATTGTTAAGGTTCCCAATGAAAAAGGTTATTTAAAGGGAATTGCGAATTTGCGTGGCGATGTGATAGCCATTGTCGACCTTTGTTTGCTTTTGTACGGCGAGGAGACCCAGCTGAATGACTCATCAAGAGTGATAATAGTTGAGCTGAAAGGAGAAAGATTTGGAATTTTGGCAAAAAAGGTTTTGAGTGTATCAAAGGTTGCTATTGAGAACATTGTTGAGGTTGACCAGTCTTTTGAAGATGAGGAGATAAAAGAAAAATTTAGCAATTTGGATATCAAGTACATCAAAGCTATCATAAAACAAAATGATGACCTGATTATTCAAATAGACCCTGAAATAATTATAGAAGAGTAA
- a CDS encoding methyl-accepting chemotaxis protein, with amino-acid sequence MEKKLLKNDPTTTKKVESKKQAEEKAKTKALLRQQQLSERLAAAAAQLMAGIEQSTAAVEELNKNVEQLAAAAEETAASVEESKTATDEIKKSANVAYQNAIELVDKAKTLNISVMDTTRKIQEIIEEVKLSAYKKLQASEFMKQLNDSAKDINDIVISVGKIADQINLLALNAAIEAARAGEYGRGFAVVADEIRNLAEVVERLTDGVKKNVAKINEEIQNIDKEIKESVEYENAKAAVGEEILTKLLETTKIFEKVLTNANEIQKSSQKTSNSMDEFLKLMTNIATASEQIGAAIEEISQTVNEQVKAYKIASEKAEDLNQLAEEMRVSTALEKDATKISASSDELSSAVEEISQSLAQIAEAFSQVETGSKIQVENANLAKNNINEIVIESRKNKDFSNELNGIINTFNDQMNDVIDKTVALISDLSNVLTSNNKVLEFIESLDNYIAELEKLIEQISLVTVQTNMLSVNGSIEAARAGEYGRGFSVVANDVRNLAYESSENAQKMKDIVKSTQRKVLRFTGDIENLTLSTSNMVERSKRDIELLNQTMNLIRDMKQATNAINMEILQIQSALEQLTKGIENISAAAQENLASLEEATRAVNEQRLGADELLSAIQDVASLAEEILAM; translated from the coding sequence ATGGAAAAGAAGCTTTTGAAGAACGACCCTACTACAACAAAGAAGGTTGAAAGCAAAAAGCAAGCAGAGGAAAAGGCAAAAACAAAGGCACTTCTTCGTCAGCAACAGCTTTCTGAAAGACTTGCGGCAGCCGCAGCCCAGCTTATGGCGGGGATTGAACAGTCAACTGCAGCTGTTGAAGAGCTGAACAAAAATGTTGAGCAACTTGCAGCAGCTGCAGAGGAGACAGCAGCTTCTGTTGAAGAGTCAAAGACCGCAACAGATGAGATTAAAAAATCAGCAAATGTAGCATATCAAAACGCAATTGAGCTTGTTGACAAGGCAAAGACCTTGAACATCTCTGTTATGGACACAACACGCAAAATCCAGGAGATAATCGAAGAGGTAAAACTTTCTGCTTACAAAAAACTTCAGGCAAGCGAGTTCATGAAACAACTGAATGACTCTGCAAAGGATATAAACGATATTGTGATTTCGGTAGGAAAAATTGCTGACCAGATAAATCTTTTGGCTTTAAATGCTGCAATTGAAGCTGCAAGGGCTGGTGAGTACGGACGAGGCTTTGCAGTTGTTGCTGATGAGATAAGAAATTTAGCCGAAGTGGTTGAAAGATTAACAGATGGTGTTAAAAAAAATGTTGCCAAAATAAATGAGGAGATTCAGAATATTGATAAGGAAATAAAAGAGTCTGTTGAGTATGAGAATGCAAAAGCAGCAGTGGGTGAGGAAATTCTTACAAAGCTTTTAGAAACAACAAAGATTTTTGAAAAGGTCTTGACAAATGCAAATGAAATTCAAAAGTCGTCGCAGAAGACCTCTAACTCAATGGATGAGTTTTTAAAGCTCATGACAAATATCGCAACGGCATCAGAACAGATAGGAGCGGCAATTGAGGAGATTAGCCAGACAGTGAATGAGCAGGTAAAGGCGTACAAAATTGCAAGCGAAAAGGCTGAAGATTTAAATCAATTGGCAGAAGAGATGCGGGTTTCAACTGCTCTGGAAAAAGATGCCACAAAGATTTCAGCATCGTCTGACGAGCTTTCATCAGCGGTTGAAGAGATTTCTCAGTCTTTAGCGCAGATAGCCGAGGCATTTTCCCAGGTAGAGACTGGTTCTAAAATTCAGGTTGAAAACGCTAACCTTGCTAAGAACAATATAAATGAGATAGTGATAGAGTCAAGGAAAAATAAAGACTTTTCAAATGAACTCAACGGCATAATCAATACATTTAATGACCAGATGAATGATGTGATTGACAAGACAGTTGCGCTGATTTCTGACCTGTCCAACGTTTTGACATCAAACAACAAGGTTTTAGAATTCATTGAAAGCTTAGATAATTATATAGCTGAATTGGAAAAGCTGATAGAGCAGATATCTTTGGTAACTGTTCAGACCAATATGCTCTCAGTGAATGGTTCAATTGAAGCAGCAAGAGCAGGAGAATATGGAAGAGGTTTTTCTGTTGTTGCCAATGATGTAAGAAATTTGGCTTATGAGTCTTCTGAAAATGCTCAAAAGATGAAAGACATTGTAAAGAGCACTCAAAGAAAGGTTTTAAGGTTTACAGGTGATATAGAAAACCTCACACTTTCAACATCCAACATGGTAGAGAGGTCAAAAAGGGATATAGAGCTTTTAAACCAGACAATGAACTTAATAAGAGATATGAAACAAGCAACAAATGCTATCAATATGGAAATTCTTCAAATTCAGTCTGCTTTAGAGCAGCTTACAAAAGGAATAGAGAACATTTCAGCTGCAGCACAAGAGAACTTGGCATCGCTTGAAGAGGCAACAAGAGCTGTAAATGAGCAGAGACTTGGGGCTGACGAGCTGCTTTCGGCAATACAGGATGTGGCAAGCTTGGCTGAAGAAATTTTAGCCATGTAG
- a CDS encoding UPF0236 family transposase-like protein has protein sequence MHEINEKEAALVEKFKKLLEDAPGMLERQKDLDKFAEEVSKTLYRLLIEIIVYSIEKLDDKIKESEEVKENWKNIKRDYRTILMPHAVVVYKRRYYQHKQTGEYAYLVDKLLGIDSYQRLSQHYEEKIRSLFKVHKSFAGVLKELAKASSTTEISAQTVRNKISKDKKRDDKKQN, from the coding sequence ATGCATGAAATTAATGAAAAAGAAGCAGCGCTTGTGGAAAAGTTCAAAAAACTGCTGGAAGACGCACCAGGTATGCTTGAAAGACAGAAAGATTTAGATAAGTTTGCTGAAGAGGTGAGCAAAACCCTCTACAGGCTTCTTATTGAAATTATCGTATATTCAATTGAAAAGCTTGATGATAAAATCAAAGAATCCGAAGAGGTAAAAGAAAACTGGAAAAACATAAAAAGAGATTATAGAACAATTTTAATGCCACACGCTGTTGTGGTCTACAAGAGACGTTACTATCAGCACAAACAAACAGGAGAGTATGCATACCTTGTGGACAAATTGTTGGGAATTGATAGTTATCAACGTCTTAGTCAGCACTACGAAGAAAAGATTAGAAGCCTTTTTAAGGTTCATAAATCTTTCGCAGGTGTTTTGAAAGAACTTGCCAAGGCATCAAGTACTACTGAAATCAGTGCTCAAACAGTTAGAAATAAAATTTCAAAGGATAAAAAGAGGGATGACAAAAAACAAAACTGA
- a CDS encoding polysaccharide deacetylase family protein translates to MKKRFCILALTLIAFAHAVVFPVQTLAQPEQIKIPVLVYHYFAKDSREAQECNSSAVVDIQNFEKQMKYLYKNNFKTLTMEELYKFLKGEYIPPKKAIVITMDDGYKNNITLAYPILKKYGFKACIFVIGKFLISKNTSNEFEYLSLEDTFKYTDVFEFGSHTYDMHRLLNGMPLLPQANMLDIIFDFANNQMLINSPYFAYPFGAYDERVIEVLKSFNYKLAFTTKKGYVTSLTNPYEIPRFTISQKTTFKQFIKIVNGEYPDIYVHNPGHKTSKEKQPVKTLTEKKTKQTLLQKRG, encoded by the coding sequence ATGAAAAAAAGATTCTGCATTTTAGCACTAACTTTAATAGCGTTTGCGCACGCAGTAGTCTTTCCTGTGCAAACTCTTGCACAGCCAGAACAGATTAAGATTCCCGTGCTTGTATATCACTATTTTGCAAAAGACTCAAGAGAAGCTCAAGAGTGTAATTCCTCTGCGGTTGTGGATATTCAGAATTTTGAAAAGCAGATGAAATATCTTTATAAAAACAACTTTAAAACTTTAACAATGGAAGAGCTGTACAAATTTTTAAAAGGTGAATATATTCCACCCAAAAAAGCCATTGTAATAACAATGGATGATGGATACAAAAATAATATTACATTGGCATACCCCATACTAAAAAAATATGGCTTCAAAGCATGTATATTTGTAATTGGAAAGTTTTTGATATCCAAGAATACTTCAAATGAATTTGAATACCTTTCACTGGAAGATACTTTTAAATACACTGACGTTTTTGAGTTTGGTTCTCACACATACGACATGCACAGGCTACTAAATGGAATGCCGCTACTGCCTCAAGCTAATATGCTGGATATAATTTTTGATTTTGCAAACAATCAAATGCTCATAAATTCTCCTTATTTTGCTTATCCGTTTGGTGCATATGACGAAAGAGTAATAGAAGTTTTGAAGTCTTTCAACTACAAATTAGCTTTTACTACTAAAAAAGGATATGTTACGTCTTTGACAAACCCATATGAGATTCCACGGTTTACTATCTCACAAAAAACTACTTTTAAGCAGTTTATAAAAATTGTAAATGGTGAATATCCTGATATCTATGTTCACAATCCCGGTCACAAAACCTCCAAGGAAAAACAGCCTGTAAAAACGTTGACCGAAAAAAAGACAAAACAAACCTTATTGCAAAAAAGAGGCTAA